Proteins from a single region of Sporichthyaceae bacterium:
- a CDS encoding Lsr2 family protein: protein MASKTLVFLEDDLDGSEAEETVSFSLDGVAYEIDLSAKNAGKLRDALALYIGSGRRVGGRAARGRAVGAKPAARSGSANTSDIREWARKKGLDVSERGRIPATIIEAYNNAHK, encoded by the coding sequence ATGGCATCAAAGACCCTCGTCTTTCTTGAGGACGACCTCGACGGCAGCGAGGCCGAGGAGACGGTGTCGTTCTCGCTCGACGGTGTCGCGTACGAGATCGACCTGTCGGCCAAGAACGCGGGCAAGCTGCGCGACGCTCTCGCGCTTTACATCGGTTCCGGTCGCCGGGTCGGTGGCCGGGCGGCTCGGGGTCGCGCCGTCGGCGCCAAGCCCGCCGCGCGTTCCGGTTCGGCGAACACCTCGGACATCCGGGAATGGGCGCGTAAGAAGGGCCTCGACGTGAGCGAGCGTGGGCGCATTCCGGCCACGATCATCGAGGCGTACAACAACGCGCACAAATAA